The following DNA comes from Mucisphaera calidilacus.
GAGACAGCCGCCAGGCGACTGCGAGAGACGCAGACGCAAAGGCATCGGCAGAAGCGTGCCGTTGCGCACGAGGTCGATGAGAAGCTGGTCATAGTCGCGGTCGAGAAGGTGACGCTGGATCTGAGGTAGAGAGAGCATGACGGTCTCCGTTTGAGGTTTGTATGCACGAACAATACCCGAACGAATTTCGTGTGTCAAGTGTATGTTCGGATATTTTTAGGCATGCCCGAGATCGCGTAAGCTGGGTGCTCTTGGAGGTGCTGTCGATGGCTCGGTTGATTGAAGTCGGTCTGGGCGTTGTCATCGACAGCGAACGCGTGCTCGTCACGCAGCGAAAACCGGATGGTCCCTTGCCTGGGTTATGGGAAATCCCAGGCGGCAAGGTTGAACGGGGCGAAACACACGAAGTGTGCGTGCGTCGCGAGTTGATGGAGGAGGTCGGGCTCGAGGTCTCCGTCGGAGCGATTATCGGCGTCTGGGAGCACGCATACCCGCATGGAGCGGTGCGGCTCTGGGCCTACTGGTGCCGGCGGCTCAGCGGCGAGGCCCGGGCGATCGAGGTGGCGGACCTGACCTGGGCAGATCGGTTATCGCTCCATGAACGATCCTATCCCGAGGCAAGCCTGCCGCTGATCAGCGAGATCGCGTCGGCTCTGCCGTGAAGGCCTGAATCTGCGTGTTTTTGGGGATCAACAAGCGTTTAGGTCGATAGCCCTTAGTGCCTCGGGTCACGTCGGTCGTGCCGTAGCGGGGCGTGCTTGATGTCGTTGTAAGGGTCGCCTGCGTGGCCAAGGACGGAGCAGGAACCGAGTTTTGCCTGACAGCCCGTTTGGGGCTGGTTCTTGTGCTGCTCGTAACGGGCCTCTGCCGAGGGCAGGCAGCACTGTCTCTCGAGAACGCCGGTCTTTACCTGCCGCAGCAGGACATGACGGTGGAGGTCGCCGAGGAAGTCCTGGAGGTGGTGAGGTCGCGCGCGATCGCTTCACTGGGGTACCAGATCATCCCCGACCCCGGCGTCTTGCTGCCCGGCGGCCCGCCCGGCCTGCGGGGCACGACCTACCTGCGCCGGCGCACGTCACAAGGCGAACACTACATCCAGATGGGCTACAAGCTCTTCGACCATCAGCCGCTTCATCTCTGGGTCTACGGCCAGATCGTCACCGAAAAGGGGGTGACGGCCAACGGTGATCTCGCCGGCATGGAGAAGATGATCGAGGACGCCATCAAGAACGTAGAGGCGTTCTACAAGTCGTTCCGGCCCGGCGACCTCGCGACAGGTGTCATCGACCTCAGCTACATCGAAGCCGATCGATGCATGGCCATCCTGAAAGGGCTGGGGTACCAGACGATCAACTTCAAAGAGGCCGGCAACGGTGTCGGCGGAGCCAAGCTGATCGAGCCCGCGACACCCATCGACGTGCGCGACCTGCCCGTGGTGATGGCCCTGCCCGCTGCAGCACACACAGGACTCGTGGGTGCGGGATCGGCACAGTCCTCGGGCGGTCAGTTCAAGCTGTCGCTGGTGCCGAGCATCGCGGGTTCATTCGAGAATTACACGAGTGCCACGCCACTGATGCAGCTGATGGTGCTCTATGACGCGGAGGAAGCCCACGTCTTCACCAGCCTGGTGAAGAAGATCCGCGACACCATCGACGTGCCGGCAAGACAACTGGTTATCGAGGCCATGATCCTTGAGATCTCGGAGACAGGCCTGGACAAGCTGGGCGTGCAGTGGGAACTCTCTAATGTACCCAAGGACAGCATCGAGTCGTTCGCCTTCGGCCGTCTTCCGGACTTCGGCACAGGCCAGGGCCCCACGTTCGACCTCACACTGATCGACATCGGCAACAACTGGCGTGTCAAGGTTCAGGCACTGGTCCGAGACGGCGACGCGGAGATCCTCAGCCGACCCAGCGTGCTGACACTCGATCACCGCCAGGCGTCGATACGAATCGGTGAAGACATCCCGATCGCGACGTCGATCCGTGGTGCCACCGGCGGCGACACGATCCAGTTCTCCTTTGCCTACATCCCGGTCGGGATTCTCCTCAACGTCCGGCCACGAATCTCGTCAAACGGCCAGGAAGTGACCATGCAGGTCGACGGCGTGGTCTCCAACGAGGTGCCGGGCGGCGACCTCGTCGTCGTGGATCAGGACGGCAACGAACTCGGCAGCGCACCACGCGTCTCCTCGCGTCGTGTGCAGACGCATACACGCATCGCCAACAACACTCCCTTTATCATCGGCGGCCTGATCTCCAACGAAACAAGCACCACGCAGGACAAAGTGCCTCTGCTCGGGGATATCCCATGGCTCGGCGCCGCATTCCGATCAAGCGACACCGAGGTGATTAAACGCGAGGTGATCATCGTCATCACGCCCTACGTGCTTCCGACCGAGGGCATTCCCGGACGCGTGCTACCCGAAGACAAGGACGTCTTCGACAGCTTCGACAACCAGCTGTTTGGCGACGTCTACCGCATCCGTGCCGAGGACGTGCCGGACCTCGCCTTCCTCGATGACAACCCGGAACTCGAACTCGCCCGCAACCGCGCAGAGACGATCACCAGCAGGTTCCCCAATCTGATCAACCAGTATCCGTTCAACCAGTTCCTGGACGGACGCGTGCCCGGCGAAGAGGTCCTCGTCTACCACCTGATGTACGAGGTGATCGAGCGACGTGAGATCGAGAAGTCGATCCAGGCACGCCGCCTCGTCTTCCTCAAGCCGCGCGATGACAGGCCGGCGGGAGCGAGCGTGTCTTTCCTCATCCAGCACATCGGCCAGGAACTCGGGGTTGAGATCCCCAAGCACAGCATCGGATTCAAGTGGCTGTTCAACCAGATGCAGGGACACGCGCTCGCGTTGACATACACAATCCCGTCGGAACCCAAAGTGGATGAGGTGCTGTTCAAGGCCATCCCCGAAGTTCGGCTGGTGCCCTGCGCCGACCGTGACGAGTGGCTGAACCTGCTCTACGAGCTGAATCGTCCGGGCGACGGAGGCGAGAAACGCCACACCATCCTGATCCGAAATGAAGAGGACTTGAAACGTTTGATGCGTTGCGTGGTCCTGCGTCACGCCGTCGAATTGAACCAGGGCCAGGATCAGCTCCGCCTCAAGGACTACCAGCGGGGTCGTCAGCTGATTATGCCCGAGACCAGCCGGGACGAGACCTTCCTCATCGATCACGAGGTTGCAGAGTATTACTACCTCAGCGTGCAGTACTTCGCCGCCATGCTCGACCGGATCCGCGCCGACAGCGAGGCCCTGCGGCAAGAGATCGACTCGATCGAGTCCGGAAGCGTGCTGGGCGGGCGCTGAAAAGGGCGCCGATCAGGCTCGTCGCTGCCAGGGACCGGTGATGGCGAAGGTCAGCCCCTGCTTCTGAATGTTGACAAACATCGTTGATCCGTCCGGGGAGAAGCAGGCACCCGCGAACTCAGAGGTGCTGAGCTGGTTGCCCGCGACCTTGAAGACCTGGCCATCAGGAGAGACGCCGACGACGAACTGCTTGTCGGAGCCATCCTCGCAGAGGATGACGTCACCCCACGGCGCGACGGTGAGGTTGTCCGCCATGTCGAGAACACCCCGGTCGTCCGGCTCGATGTAGAGCTCGAGACGCCCCGGGAAACGCCGCTCCTCGGGCTTGCCCTCGAACCGGCTGGGGACGTAACGGAAGACCTGACCGCCACGCTTCGAGCCCCCGCTCGTGCAGGCGAAGAAGATGGAGTCGTTGCCGTACCACATGCCCTCGCCACGCGCGAAGCGGGCCGCACCCTTGCCATAACCCTGAAAACGCAGGTCGTCCTTGGGGGCTTCGGGGTTCTCGATGTCAACCCAGCTGACGTTGAGGGTTTCACGCACCGGGATGTTCAGGCCACGAGCCGAGCCGTCCCGGTTGCGGTAGTTGAAGGTGTCCGCGGAGGGATGATCCGTGAGAACCAAAGCCTGCAGCCTGCCGCCTTTCTCCATGCGCCCCGGCTCATTGGGGATGAAGCGATAGATCAGCCCGTCGCCGCGGTCTTCGGTCTGATAGACGATGCCGGATACAGGATCAACCGCGATCGCCTCGTGGTTCATGCGTCCCATCGCCTTGAGCGCGACAGGCCGGACCAGCCCGGGCGTCGTGGTGGCGGGCACCTCGAAGTTGTAGCCATGGGCGAGGTCGTAGCCGTCACCCTTGGGGGCGACGGTCTCCTCGCAGGTGATCCACGTGTTCCACGGCGTGGGGCCTCCGGCGCAATTGCGCACCGTGCCGGCGAGGGAGAGGAAGTGCTTCTCAACCTGCCCGGTTCGGGTGTCGTAGACGATGTTGGTCGTGCCGCC
Coding sequences within:
- a CDS encoding (deoxy)nucleoside triphosphate pyrophosphohydrolase — protein: MARLIEVGLGVVIDSERVLVTQRKPDGPLPGLWEIPGGKVERGETHEVCVRRELMEEVGLEVSVGAIIGVWEHAYPHGAVRLWAYWCRRLSGEARAIEVADLTWADRLSLHERSYPEASLPLISEIASALP
- a CDS encoding alkaline phosphatase PhoX → MSIARRDFVKSAAAVSLGFIGLDLFCRSATPVLAAAPNNAGYGPLIDDPEGILALPEGFSYRIISRLGEEMDDGLLVPGMHDGMAAFPADGGKTVIVRNHEQVNTQTGTSPFGPNAERLGKIDRDLIYDAQSPCLGGTTNIVYDTRTGQVEKHFLSLAGTVRNCAGGPTPWNTWITCEETVAPKGDGYDLAHGYNFEVPATTTPGLVRPVALKAMGRMNHEAIAVDPVSGIVYQTEDRGDGLIYRFIPNEPGRMEKGGRLQALVLTDHPSADTFNYRNRDGSARGLNIPVRETLNVSWVDIENPEAPKDDLRFQGYGKGAARFARGEGMWYGNDSIFFACTSGGSKRGGQVFRYVPSRFEGKPEERRFPGRLELYIEPDDRGVLDMADNLTVAPWGDVILCEDGSDKQFVVGVSPDGQVFKVAGNQLSTSEFAGACFSPDGSTMFVNIQKQGLTFAITGPWQRRA
- a CDS encoding type II secretion system protein GspD, whose product is MAKDGAGTEFCLTARLGLVLVLLVTGLCRGQAALSLENAGLYLPQQDMTVEVAEEVLEVVRSRAIASLGYQIIPDPGVLLPGGPPGLRGTTYLRRRTSQGEHYIQMGYKLFDHQPLHLWVYGQIVTEKGVTANGDLAGMEKMIEDAIKNVEAFYKSFRPGDLATGVIDLSYIEADRCMAILKGLGYQTINFKEAGNGVGGAKLIEPATPIDVRDLPVVMALPAAAHTGLVGAGSAQSSGGQFKLSLVPSIAGSFENYTSATPLMQLMVLYDAEEAHVFTSLVKKIRDTIDVPARQLVIEAMILEISETGLDKLGVQWELSNVPKDSIESFAFGRLPDFGTGQGPTFDLTLIDIGNNWRVKVQALVRDGDAEILSRPSVLTLDHRQASIRIGEDIPIATSIRGATGGDTIQFSFAYIPVGILLNVRPRISSNGQEVTMQVDGVVSNEVPGGDLVVVDQDGNELGSAPRVSSRRVQTHTRIANNTPFIIGGLISNETSTTQDKVPLLGDIPWLGAAFRSSDTEVIKREVIIVITPYVLPTEGIPGRVLPEDKDVFDSFDNQLFGDVYRIRAEDVPDLAFLDDNPELELARNRAETITSRFPNLINQYPFNQFLDGRVPGEEVLVYHLMYEVIERREIEKSIQARRLVFLKPRDDRPAGASVSFLIQHIGQELGVEIPKHSIGFKWLFNQMQGHALALTYTIPSEPKVDEVLFKAIPEVRLVPCADRDEWLNLLYELNRPGDGGEKRHTILIRNEEDLKRLMRCVVLRHAVELNQGQDQLRLKDYQRGRQLIMPETSRDETFLIDHEVAEYYYLSVQYFAAMLDRIRADSEALRQEIDSIESGSVLGGR